The stretch of DNA TATTTCGGACCTAGATATAGACACTAAGAAGTTGACACATCTTCAAAGTatacataagaaaataaaagaagaagattacTATAAGATTGTGTGGGTTCCATTTGTGTTAAAATGGACAGAAGATATGAgatagaaattcaaaaattaaaatcaaagatgCTATGGTACATAGTGTGCTATGATTCACCAATTCTTGGTGTCTGGTACATTAAAGGATGATCGTCTTTTTCAGAGGCATACCTTCATTTTGTTATAATTGATCTGCAACATGGAAACCAGTACTCAAGTCCAGATCCAAATTGTTTCAGCATTAATCTTCGGTTGAAAGAAGCAGAAAACTTCCCTTTCAAATGCTTACACATTGGTAAGTAGTAAGTTGGTAATGTCATTACGCGTTCTTGAAAGGCACTTTATTCAGTTAgctgttatttatttatttagcctTTTAGTGcatcaaaattccaaaaaaagcCTTTTGGTACATCAGCTATATGACTTATTGAAGTTTGTTTATGGGGGAAAAACACAAGACATCACATTATTTTATgcactcattttttttttttttttttactattagcTAGATAAATAAAGCTACATTTTTTAACTGAGGACACTAAAAAATGAGAAGTCTAACCTAGGATCTCAATTCTTTGAGATTCATTTTAcatttatagataattataaattaattcaataattatagATTCTTTTACTTGCATATGGTAAAGGGAATCTctaacaaagaaaaaggaaagtgttattataatttttttttttgaaaaaaactcacgaaataatatttgatattagGACTAACTTGTCCAAAATCTAGGAAAAACTTATTTAACTTAATGAAACTTAATTCTAAACCTGCTAATGGTCTCTAGTTTAGCTTAGTTTGTCGAATAGTTCTGAAGCTATTGTTTTCCAAGTGTAACCAGggaatatgaataaatttaaaagggTCGCTGTTGAtgttaagatattttttttatggtgTTATATTTCCAGATACCTATGCATATAAATGTCGTTTCATGTTAGTTCCATTTTTATTTGTGTgactaatttaataatatgatGAAGAGGATGtgacaaattttaaaatgtgaCAAATAAGTTGTGTTAGATCGGGAGGTACTATGGCACACACTAAGAGGGAGgatgaattggttattttagaaaaacttaattgaacttgaaaaactttttgatacaaattgaggttttaggatttaaaatgtagaacatatgaaatgacaaatgtaaagctcaatgaatgtaaagcaagaatgataaatgacataaaagatttatagtggttcggcttaaatcaagcttaatccactaccttagcttccactaaggattttgcaaataatccactaaaacctcctacttagcCAAGTAGACCCTCTaatccaagactaggaaattacaagCCTCTTACTTATACAAGCAAGCTGTCTAGCACCTAGTTAGGaatttcaaccccttgcttcaacgagcaagtcctctagcacatcaagttaggaaaataaaagtgatacaaatgaaagtgagaagctaagagttaacactcttagttacaagttctctcacaatgtaaactaggcttaagaatagatttacaatgaaagaacgaagccttgcatagaaaaatataacaatgaaagtaCAGTAAAGCTCAAATAAACTGATTTGTAATCTCTAGATTAACTCGTTTCGGTCCATTAGgcttctcttgatcatcattGAGTTGTATAAATAGGCATCCCAAAAGCTTTGCCCGAAACTatccgtttgtgaccgttgggatttgaaaaactagccatttgaAGCTTTATGcgaaaagagatagtcgacagaagacaatggatagtcgacagagaagAAGGCATAATCGACTATTATCCAACAAAAActactgatagtcgacaaatacattcacatagtcgacagattcaaaTATACAAAGGAATTTTACAACATCATGcacatacatagtcgacagaggaATTTACGTAGTCGACAGATCTTACATAATAGTCGACCGAACATAATATAGTCGCCAGAAgccatacatagtcgacagaacatgcaagcatagtcaactatcctcaGGCATATAGTCAACTATTCATAGGCATAGTCGATAAAGCATATACACAGTCGACTATTCACTTAAAAAAACTGAACACTTAACTGATAACAAGTAAAAGAACActtgatttatattttaccttccatttactttaatacataaatgtaaataagaaagtacctcctatttggattcaataaaaatatccaaaaaatcaaaatccataagcataagaaagtagaattttggctTTAGTACAAATTGTGTTTAACAATTTTACcactcccaaaatacataccttctatttcttgaaaaaatcaataaaaatcgttttaacaacaatgaatactagctatcaaaatactgggagatagttttctaaaaaaaaatattttcatatatgtctccttataaggtgctaaccttcctgacttagaaaaatatgtgtaataccccaagagtctagagaagttagtatatatcgaggatagtataaggaatgaaataacaccagctggatatcttttgggctaaatgtaggcaaagaactccggggttaagcgtgcttgagctggggaagctcaaggataggtgaccccttgggaagttcgcgtaggcccatcagggtaagttgttccggtccttcttatcgctcgatacgggatgttacaagtggtataagagctgacccttggagaaggaGGTCCAATGAGAGCGAAGAGTGGCGCTAGGGCGCGAGGCCTAATCAAGGAGCAACTCTTGgcaagcttctaggatggcaacctccaaagagaagaagatctaggaccagttgtaagctcgcatgatgaggacgtcatgtgctcaaggggaggagaatgtaataccccaagagcctagagaagttagtatatatcgaggatagtataaggaagaaaacaacaccagttggataccttttggactgaatgtaagcaaagaactccggggttaagtgtgcttgaactggggaagctcaaggatgggtgacccctgggaagttcgtgtagacccattaggtaagttgttccggtcattcttatcgctcgatacgggatgttaaaatataactttgaaatctcgatacttaaaattcatttgattttcattttcacaaaataatacttgatattgaaattaatttatgttgaaaaccaaaaccttgattcatgaataaaatattattttttatcatcaaaacaaagTATGCAGAAGTAAAACAAGTTGTTTTCTCCTAGGAGGAGTTATTTTTCATTCTATGTTGCCAAGTCTTCAATTGCTTTGTCTAGAACGACATGAAGAGGATGTGAATCAAAAGAAGCCTTCAAGTGGGTTCTAAGGTTTGGTTACCAGGAGTAGATCAAGAGGTAGCTTAAATCCTAAACAGGTGAATGTCAATCCAACAGAGTCCACCAGCAAGGCATCTCATCTGAATCATTTAAGAAGTGGTAATGTGCCAAACGGCTTGTAACCAAGTGGTATTAAAGTCATCCTCACGTATGTGAGTTTCGTGTTCGAATCTAGAgtaataattaaagaaattgtAAGACTATAttgtgtttttttcttcttttttttttagttaataagACCACaatatgttatttattgtgTATTTAGGTGGAAATTTATAATAAGATAGTACAACAATATATAGCTATCTTTTTGTgtcatataaatttaagaatGTTATATGTTTTCTAAGATTGTGGATGTTTTcttgatttgaataaaacaTTAGATCTTATTTGGCACATATTGATATCTATGTTTGCTTTTAAAGCTAAAGTAGTTCAATTAAGAAGTAGCAACAGAGGcataaaaatgatttattgtCAGTATTCTTTTAAAACTACAAGTGGAATTTGCTGCCATTGGGTCATGTTAGGAAAattaccacaaaaaaaaaaaaaaaagcccataAAGACGTAGAGTCAATAACCATGCATAATATTGGTATCTTTGTTTGCTTATAAAGTCGTTTCATAGAATTTCTAAGATATTATCACCCTCATGTCTCAAGAATTTTTCCCATCACAAGTATTTGTAACTTCCAATACTAACTTAGTAAGAAATCACAACTTATTCAAATTTAGAGTTGTACCCTAAAAGTATAAAAAGAAGCAGCAACTACTCTTAAAGAAGATAATAATTAACAGCATGtacataaagaaaataaaaaaaatcaaaccaatcaaattAGTTCCTTCATCATGAGATGCAGTCAGCTCATTCTCCATGGATCGGCCCAAACACTCAACTAACTATGCCAATTGTCAACTGTATTCATTATCTTGTCTCTACTAGTCACACATAATCACAAAATGGCTATTGGTCATATAAAATTCGAAATGGCCACTGGTCATGAAGAACAATAGGTTATGGCAGCAGATCTGTCATCCATACAAGAATAAATTAATGGAAGTCAATATATTTATCCCATTTAGATGATATATTTTCTTAGCCCAACATCATTTTTTTAAGATCCTAGGTATAACAACAAAGTTTAATGGATCCTACTAAAACTTTGACTTGGAAGCACAAACTAAATTAGTATGAGATAGCATGGGATAAATGTAGTAATTACTTTGtaccctttttatttttaaaaaaaaaaatatttagttacaACTTTATgttcaaatatgaaaaacataATTAGGATGACCTCAATAATACTCCACTAAGGTGTTGTATGACTATGGATTTAACAAGATGGTGGTTTTGAATGGGTACCAGATGATTTTGGTTTGCTTAGTAATTTGAAAATATGCACATATTTGTTATGAAATTATGAACTTACCCATGGAATTTTAGTAACAATGAACCCATGCCCCACATTCCATTTAAGAAGTAAATCAATAGAAGGAGAAGAGGGGTTAGAGTTTCAAACAGAAAGAAGGGTACTAAAGGAGGACCGATTTTTGTAAATTATGTTCGTAAGTTGTAGAGCTTGAATTGATAACAAACGGTAAGTTTTCAATCTTCAATCATGTTGTGTTTCCTGTATTAATTGGGTATTGTAAGTTTGATTGTATATTGTTTATTTGGAATAACTTATTTGGTATGAAGAATGGCTTAAACAATGTAAATTTGGTGGTATGCCTTGAAAATGAATTTGTGAAATGGCATGAAACTACTATGTTTTCGATGACTAACATGGAATGACCAAGTTATTTTTGAAGCATAGAAAAAAATGTTACTAAGTAGATGAGTTTTAGTTAatctaaatttttgttattggtTTTGTGTTTAGTAAAGGTAGGAATTTTTCTTCAGTTATCAATGTAAATCACTAAAATTTGTATtactattttgtttttctaatcaCAACTTATTTAAGAAGTCTTGCATTAAAAACAACTGACTACTAGATTCATTTTAGAAATACTAAAGAGTATTGCAGTtcatataaaaattcaatttatgacTGTTGATTAATCTTTACTCATTCTTATTATAAGATGATGATAGTTAACTAGGCAATATCCAACTTTTATGCCTCACTTGACATGCTCCTTTACAGAAAAGTCATTTTAGCTTAATGTAGAGATCAAGCATAAATTTACTATaccttttgttaaaaaaaaaaagaagcaagtATGGGtggaaagaataaaaattttggcTCTATGGTTAAAAAAAAACACTCGTAGCCATAAGGTAGCCGAAAGGGGGAATATAGCATtactcttatttatatttatggtaAAAACAAAGTAGGAACTTTTACATCATGAGAATAGGATAATATCAAACTCCAACCACAGGATCACACATTCATTTAACGCTGATTTAGGatacaaaaataacaattaagTTCACATAATCACTCACAACAGGACTGGCTTTTTATTCCACATTAAGCATATGCAAGActcaattaaaacataaaatccaCATCTTCATAATAAAATTGTTGTTATGAACCTTTAGGGTGAATGGCTAACCAGGTCTGTATAAACGTAAGAGTAAGACCCAACGCTGCAGCCAGCAAGGCAATGATGGTCCATGGCGAGCGGAAGTACGTATTATAGGCATCGTCCATCCAACGCAAGATTTTGATCCTGCCCTGCTTGGATTTAATATAGTCTTCAATTTGGCCTATAATGTCGGCATTTCTCTGCGGCGGGGGCTCCAACACAACGTCCATCTTATTAAACAGATCAGCCACTTCCTTATCGCTAGCAAGTTCGTTGCGGAGTACGCCAGCAGACCTGAGCACCTTCACGTCCTCCGGCTGCTCAATAAGAGAGCTGAGGAACACTACGTATGAGCTGATCTCCATGTTGTTGCGAAAGTCTGGACACATCTCGTATGCTATCAGGTTCAGGAAAATGAGGCCTGTTGAGCCATCCACCGTGAGCTCAGGAAGTTGTAGTTGTCCAGCAACGAAGTTTGGGTGGAAAGACGTGTTGTTTGGATGTTTCTTCACTCGAATCCCTTCTGCCTTGAGCTCCCGTATGTTCCCAATCCTATATTTTCTTGGGTGCAGGGATTTTGGCTGGTCCTTGTGGCCTTGGTCACAATCACCACTATTTCCCAGGATGGCCCTGCGGAGATGGTCGAGAACATGAACTGGGTCGTCTTTGTCTTGGACTGTTACCTTGTGCTCTTGCGATCGCGAGCGCGACACTTCCCCACCCGTGCTTGTAGTCTCCTGCTTTCCTGGTCTCGATGGCAGCGTAATACGGTGAATTTGAAGGAAATTGTCCATGCATTTCTTCAGTTTGGCTTCGTCCTTGCTTAAGAGCTTGAGCACTTGGAAGGGAATTTGGTTCTCCAAGAGGAGCAGATCCTGGTGTACCCGTACCAGCTGGTCAACGCTAACCCGCAACACTTGTTCTGGATCAGAATCAGAATCGTTAGATTTGTCCAACACTTGGAGTACCGAACATCCATCCACAAACAAAATCCACGACTTGATATCTTTGAAGTCTCCGTTAGCGAGATCGATATCATCTGTGGCTATCCCGAATGGTGAAAGTAGCGTTATTAGTTCTTCCTGTCTGTATCTCCAGCAGCCTGGCGAGAATAGCGACATTAGTTCTTCCAAATGATCAAACATCTTTTTGCATAAATCAAGGGCGTTTTGATTGGTATCTTCAAGAAACATTGATGTCCACATAAGCTTTTGTGCGTCTCCTAGCCCTGCGTTAGTTTGAAGATGAAGGATTGGACCAATTTCAATTAGCTTGGGCAAGTAGTATGTTTTGAACTCGGCGCGTCCCCCCATGTAACCGGGAAGCCGTTGTATCTTAGGCCTCGAAACTTTATCATCTTTCACCAATCTTTGTTTCGACTCTTGAAATACTTCATATTTGTGTTTGAACCAGCCGCATTTTTCCAAAGGGTGAACTCCTTCTTCCTCAAGCGTCATTCTTCAATGCAGAGGGGTAGCTGGGTTTCCAAGACTCCCTGGGGAAGAAAAGGAACTGAGCCAGTGAGAACGTTTAGTGGTCTCTATTTataaccattgccaaccctaggTAAAAGGATCAAAGACTGACTTAGGAAGAAAGATATCAAAGATTGGCTTACAGGGAAGAAAGGGATCAAAGACTGGCATGGGAGGTCTCATGGTCTCTATTTATAACTTGATTAGAAATAATTTGCGTGTTATTAGTTTTtggaaaattatattatttgctTAGACTtcagaaaatagaaaatcatttgATCTTtcgcaaatcattaaaaatctgaaaattttagcaaaaattgaaaatctactataaagtttgaattttgtgcTTATATACTTTCAAAAATACAAAGCAAGATTACTTGACTAGATTTATCACTTTATCATTATAGccaaaaactagaaaaaaaatgatttctcATCTCATAATTTGGCTAAACTCTTAGAAAGCAATTTCCGCTTGGTTTTTGttctatgaaattttttatttatttacagaTAATTAGAAAGCAATTTCTCtcaaaaaatgtcaaattttattGTATGTCACaaactagctagctaggtgTACATACAAATAGATCCTTATTAGAAAATTCAAACTCATACCTAAAAATATCTGTGaaaatttatgtcaatttttCTGAATCATGTGCCATGAATTTAGGGGGACCTTTCACTTAACCCATATATACCAAATTGGTTTCTAACTTGTTTGTTATGTGTGTTCAAATCTAATCAATTGTTTATCATCATAataaaaaatggggagattgttGAACCCcatgataaattaatatattaattttgatgattacaAACAATTAATTATGATGAGACAGAAAATTATGAAACTTTGTGCTGATCAAGATTTGAAGATATTGAAAAATCACGTTAGCAGCACCTAGGCTTACAAAATCAATGTAAGAGATTATTAAGTGTTTTAATGAACGAATTAttccttgatttttttttttttatagtaattaGTAGACATGTAAAGGAACCTCTATACAAAGTCTCATGAATTCTGGAGTTCATTTGGTATATTTTTTGGAATGAAATTCGTTTAACGTGATTTTGATCCTAAAGCTAATTAAGCAGTCAATGAAAATTGTATAATAAAGTGTTGTAAGTGATGAAGTtttgatatgaaaattttatggtAGGTATGTATGTAATACGTAAAAGTTTGATCCTATGCATTTTCATGATTTTTTGATGACCACCCTATTAGAATTGTGGTTATATTGAGATAAGTTCCttaatgataagataaatattatgaatttgaatttgtttcgaattcattaacatttgaattttaacaatataatgGGATAAGTAATTGGGATAAGATTCAAATTCCTAAATAGATATACCTATTTATATCtgtgtgatacctataaataggcataaagcctaatgaaaaaaatacacGACAATCAGAATCAGTTTCTGATCGCTCATATACTGTCTTCGGTATCACCATTCGTGCCTTGGGCGGACAAGGGATAGATATATAAGAAAACTTTTATAGTTTTTCTCCATTGAGGTTGTTAGGCAAATCAGATTCGATTATTCTACTACGATCCAGGTATTTTATATACCATTTgctatttattcaaaaattctacaatggtatcagagcttttgtttatttgtttacaCTATTGTGATTGACCATTTATATTCATGAGTTTTTTGTAACTTGTGACATTTTacatgttaaattattttctacGTGAAATTAGTAACTCgtgattatttttgtgttattttctGTCTGCCCATTGCAAACCAAACGTGACAGAGGCAGTCACTGGTGACCATGTTTGTCATGGCTGCTCGGCTTGCTACTCCTCGATTCAGCCTCACGATGGTTGAGGCATCCACGCAGGCAACTATGTTTGCACTATAAGAAAAATcgattttagtgacggaaaaattcgtcactaaaaacagaaaatccgtcactaaatttttagtgatgggtttagtgacggggtaaaAATCCGTCACAAAAAAGGGCgtcattaaattttagtgacaggGTTGAGCAATctcgtcacagatttgtgacgggacaTCTTTCCcgtcatagatcattttaaataataaaaaaaataaaaataaaatattaaaattaattttaaaataaaataaaataaatatttatctaatttataatattaattctaaatatttgaattgaaattttat from Diospyros lotus cultivar Yz01 chromosome 6, ASM1463336v1, whole genome shotgun sequence encodes:
- the LOC127803337 gene encoding UPF0481 protein At3g47200-like isoform X1 encodes the protein MTLEEEGVHPLEKCGWFKHKYEVFQESKQRLVKDDKVSRPKIQRLPGYMGGRAEFKTYYLPKLIEIGPILHLQTNAGLGDAQKLMWTSMFLEDTNQNALDLCKKMFDHLEELMSLFSPGCWRYRQEELITLLSPFGIATDDIDLANGDFKDIKSWILFVDGCSVLQVLDKSNDSDSDPEQVLRVSVDQLVRVHQDLLLLENQIPFQVLKLLSKDEAKLKKCMDNFLQIHRITLPSRPGKQETTSTGGEVSRSRSQEHKVTVQDKDDPVHVLDHLRRAILGNSGDCDQGHKDQPKSLHPRKYRIGNIRELKAEGIRVKKHPNNTSFHPNFVAGQLQLPELTVDGSTGLIFLNLIAYEMCPDFRNNMEISSYVVFLSSLIEQPEDVKVLRSAGVLRNELASDKEVADLFNKMDVVLEPPPQRNADIIGQIEDYIKSKQGRIKILRWMDDAYNTYFRSPWTIIALLAAALGLTLTFIQTWLAIHPKGS